Proteins from a single region of Palaemon carinicauda isolate YSFRI2023 chromosome 1, ASM3689809v2, whole genome shotgun sequence:
- the LOC137640923 gene encoding glutamine-rich protein 2-like: MELEGAWWDWIELEGTVWDWVEQELTREYIKVLYSTTTTTIEIHIILRVERLRHDSKTVLSKEAHNLKIEYIYSLIKTQWLLQDPKLFNEVSSRQNTPWVAISSFAINIKARGCQSRYQVANLAFWGIIKACNIQQGIIKACNIQQGIIKACNIQQGIIKACNIQQGIIKACNIQQGIIKACNIQQGIIKACNIQQGIIKAWHIQQAIIKAWHIQQGIIKAWHIQQGIIKAWYIQQGIIKAWHIQQGIIKAWHIQQGIIKAWHIQQGIIKAWHIQQGIIKAWHIQQGIIKACSIQQGIIKACNIQQGIIKACNIQQGIIKAWHIQQGIIKAWHIQQGIIKACNIQQGIIKACNIQQGIIKAWHIQQGIIKAWHIQQGIIKAWHIQQGIIKAWHIQQGIIKAWHIQQGIIKAWHIQQGIIKAWHIQQGIIKAWHIQQGIIKAGHIQPGIIKAGHIQPGIIKAGHIQPGIIKAGNIQPGIIKAGNIQPGIIKAGHIQPGIIKAGHIQPGIIKAGHIQPGIIKAGHIQPGIIKAGHIQPGIIKAGHIQPGIIKAGHIQPGIIKAGHIQPGIIKACHIQPGIIKAWHIQQGIIKAWHIQQGIIKAWHIQPGIIKAWHIQPGIIKARHHQGRAQSTGHHQGRAQSTGHHQGRAQSTGHHQGRAQSTGHHQGRAQSTGHHQGRAQSTGHHQGRAQSTGHHQGRAQSTGHHEPPFSHDLCVFV; this comes from the exons AGAACGTTTGAGGCACGATAGTAAGACAGTCTTATCCAAGGAGGCTCATAACCTGAAAATAGAATATATCTACAGCCTCATTAAAACACAATGGTTGCTACAGGATCCCAAGCTTTTTAATGAGGTCTCGTCACGACAAAACACTCCTTGG GTAGCAATTTCATCCTTTGCTATCAATATAAAAGCCAGAGGCTGTCAAAGTCGATATCAGGTAGCGAATTTAGCCTTCTGG GGCATCATCAAGGCCTGTAACATTCAACAGGGCATCATCAAGGCCTGTAACATTCAACAGGGCATCATCAAGGCCTGTAACATTCAACAGGGCATCATCAAGGCCTGTAACATTCAACAGGGCATCATCAAGGCCTGTAACATTCAACAGGGCATCATCAAGGCCTGTAACATTCAACAGGGCATCATCAAGGCCTGTAACATTCAACAGGGCATCATCAAGGCCTGGCACATTCAACAGGCCATCATCAAGGCCTGGCACATTCAACAGGGCATCATCAAGGCCTGGCACATTCAACAGGGGATCATTAAGGCCTGGTACATTCAACAGGGCATCATCAAGGCCTGGCACATTCAACAGGGCATCATCAAGGCCTGGCACATTCAACAGGGCATCATCAAGGCCTGGCACATTCAACAGGGCATCATCAAGGCCTGGCACATTCAACAGGGCATCATCAAGGCCTGGCACATTCAACAGGGCATCATCAAGGCCTGTAGCATTCAACAGGGCATCATCAAGGCCTGTAACATTCAACAGGGCATCATCAAGGCCTGTAACATTCAACAGGGCATCATCAAGGCCTGGCACATTCAACAGGGCATCATCAAGGCCTGGCACATTCAACAGGGCATCATCAAGGCCTGTAACATTCAACAGGGCATCATCAAGGCCTGTAACATTCAACAGGGCATCATCAAGGCCTGGCACATTCAACAGGGCATCATCAAGGCCTGGCACATTCAACAGGGCATCATCAAGGCCTGGCACATTCAACAGGGCATCATCAAGGCCTGGCACATTCAACAGGGCATCATCAAGGCCTGGCACATTCAACAGGGCATCATCAAGGCCTGGCACATTCAACAGGGCATCATCAAGGCCTGGCACATTCAACAGGGCATCATCAAGGCCTGGCACATTCAACAGGGCATCATCAAGGCCGGACACATTCAACCGGGCATCATCAAGGCCGGACACATTCAACCGGGCATCATCAAGGCCGGACACATTCAACCGGGCATCATCAAGGCCGGAAACATTCAACCGGGCATCATCAAGGCCGGAAACATTCAACCGGGCATCATCAAGGCCGGACACATTCAACCGGGCATCATCAAGGCCGGACACATTCAACCGGGCATCATCAAGGCCGGACACATTCAACCGGGCATCATCAAGGCCGGACACATTCAACCGGGCATCATCAAGGCCGGACACATTCAACCGGGCATCATCAAGGCCGGACACATTCAACCGGGCATCATCAAGGCCGGACACATTCAACCGGGCATCATCAAGGCCGGACACATTCAACCGGGCATCATCAAGGCCTGTCACATTCAACCGGGCATCATCAAGGCCTGGCACATTCAACAGGGCATCATCAAGGCCTGGCACATTCAACAGGGCATCATCAAGGCCTGGCACATTCAACCGGGCATCATCAAGGCCTGGCACATTCAACCGGGCATCATTAAGGCCAGGCATCATCAAGGCCGGGCACAGTCAACCGGGCATCATCAAGGCCGGGCACAGTCAACCGGGCATCATCAAGGCCGGGCACAGTCAACCGGGCATCATCAAGGCCGGGCACAGTCAACCGGGCATCATCAAGGCCGGGCACAGTCAACCGGGCATCATCAAGGCCGGGCACAGTCAACCGGGCATCATCAAGGCCGGGCACAGTCAACCGGGCATCATCAAGGCCGGGCACAGTCAACCGGGCATCATGAACCTCCATTTTCACATGATTTGTGCGTCTTTGTCTGA